The following are from one region of the Methanococcoides methylutens genome:
- the cobD gene encoding threonine-phosphate decarboxylase CobD, whose amino-acid sequence MSHKKQIPLKDHVVELACPAHGGLIREMADRYGIPESDMLDLSASLNPLGSPFDHPSGGLDLDDVMERAAQRFAQYPDNRYLEYRSAAVNFLGNGLSVDNIVPGNGSCEIIRLVAEAVLERGDIVLIPHPTFAEYEQQCKVAGADVRYIKQEEVMGLSDEILESAKLLFVCNPNNPSGKLRKREDLLDLARRCELNHTLLFVDEAFIELADDPSQSIADMVDDNDHLFILRSLTKDFAIPGVRIGFGVASKRMAEALNTSRLSWNLGSIPEEIGVALMNMEGGCNSPYLVQSREAIKKDREYLIERISRIRKFIPIDTTINYILVDISNSSFDSTELTERLASHGVLIRDCSSFPFMGKDYVRIAVRPKEETDRLSRAIGKVVVEKARESARSDLICMLESGDAKPQGPNTDCPYYPCHHFPGQDCTFCFCPFYKCEDERTGGKWVDRSSGGKVWSCEDCVVVHQKDVVEKILNELSGEGQMDDKLKKAWTKVVEPLL is encoded by the coding sequence GTGTCGCACAAAAAACAAATCCCCCTTAAAGATCATGTTGTAGAACTAGCCTGTCCCGCTCACGGAGGCCTTATTCGTGAGATGGCTGACCGTTATGGTATTCCTGAATCGGATATGCTGGACCTGAGCGCCAGCCTCAATCCTCTGGGAAGTCCCTTTGATCATCCTTCGGGCGGTCTTGACCTCGATGATGTCATGGAGCGGGCAGCGCAGAGATTTGCCCAGTATCCGGATAATCGCTATCTGGAATATCGTTCTGCAGCGGTAAATTTCCTTGGAAACGGACTTTCTGTTGATAATATCGTTCCGGGCAATGGTTCCTGCGAGATCATAAGGCTCGTAGCAGAAGCAGTTCTGGAGCGTGGTGATATTGTTCTCATACCTCACCCCACTTTCGCAGAATATGAGCAGCAATGCAAAGTTGCCGGGGCAGATGTACGCTACATAAAGCAGGAGGAGGTCATGGGACTTTCGGATGAGATCCTTGAAAGTGCAAAGCTCCTCTTTGTGTGCAATCCAAATAACCCATCCGGTAAATTACGTAAGAGGGAAGATCTTCTTGACCTTGCGAGAAGGTGCGAACTGAATCACACCCTTCTTTTCGTTGATGAGGCTTTCATTGAACTTGCCGATGATCCGTCCCAGAGCATTGCTGATATGGTCGATGACAATGATCATCTATTCATACTTCGCTCGTTGACCAAGGATTTTGCAATTCCCGGGGTCCGCATTGGTTTTGGTGTAGCTTCAAAAAGAATGGCAGAAGCACTTAATACTTCAAGGCTTTCCTGGAACCTTGGTTCTATCCCTGAGGAGATCGGTGTTGCATTGATGAACATGGAAGGTGGATGTAACAGTCCTTATCTTGTTCAGTCCCGTGAAGCCATAAAGAAGGACCGGGAATATCTCATAGAACGTATCTCAAGGATACGCAAGTTCATCCCGATAGATACAACGATCAATTACATTCTTGTAGACATAAGCAATTCTTCATTTGATTCGACCGAACTGACCGAACGTCTTGCTTCCCATGGGGTGCTTATCAGGGATTGCAGTTCCTTCCCGTTCATGGGCAAGGATTACGTCAGGATAGCTGTCAGGCCTAAGGAAGAGACTGATCGGCTTTCACGAGCTATCGGAAAGGTTGTCGTTGAAAAAGCACGAGAGAGTGCAAGATCCGATCTTATCTGTATGCTTGAAAGCGGGGATGCAAAGCCACAGGGTCCGAATACTGATTGCCCGTACTATCCATGTCATCATTTCCCTGGTCAGGATTGTACATTCTGTTTCTGTCCATTCTACAAGTGTGAGGATGAACGAACCGGGGGCAAATGGGTAGACCGCTCAAGTGGCGGCAAGGTCTGGAGCTGTGAGGACTGTGTTGTGGTTCATCAAAAGGATGTTGTGGAAAAGATCCTCAATGAACTCTCCGGCGAAGGTCAGATGGATGATAAACTGAAAAAAGCATGGACTAAGGTCGTGGAGCCTCTTCTATGA
- a CDS encoding ribonuclease III domain-containing protein codes for MGYNIIIVYIISENIFKFKESDFMEQIIKFMHKFLGDDSEFTDKELETYKLALTHSSNGSLVNHNQRLAFIGDSVLRLIIREHLYEQHPDWAKGQLSDKAKGTETKLGIEQDENFAPIAIELKVLEYMDIQNQTFEVDDITPNAEAFEALFGAVYLTRGLGEAKRLAKMYVLKE; via the coding sequence ATGGGTTATAATATTATTATTGTATATATTATTTCTGAAAATATTTTCAAATTTAAAGAGAGCGATTTCATGGAACAAATTATCAAATTTATGCACAAATTCTTGGGTGATGATTCCGAATTCACAGATAAAGAATTGGAAACATACAAGCTTGCACTTACTCACAGCAGCAACGGTTCATTAGTAAATCACAATCAGAGACTTGCATTTATAGGTGATTCTGTCCTTCGTTTGATAATCCGTGAACATCTCTATGAACAACATCCTGATTGGGCAAAAGGTCAGCTCTCTGATAAGGCAAAAGGCACAGAAACAAAACTTGGCATTGAACAGGATGAGAACTTTGCACCAATTGCCATAGAATTAAAAGTTCTCGAATATATGGACATTCAGAATCAAACATTTGAAGTGGATGACATAACACCTAATGCTGAAGCATTTGAAGCCCTATTCGGTGCTGTTTATCTTACAAGGGGTCTTGGTGAAGCAAAGCGTCTGGCAAAAATGTACGTTTTAAAGGAATGA
- a CDS encoding tyrosine-type recombinase/integrase, with translation MPSNPMRNLSEYVKYDDYLKMEKAAKDFENNGRLKKVMRGSYQLLIRLLFFTGARISEIVGTPGGLVTKCMYPPFDQKKRMCPKWGKVGDDSACIDSECKYFRTHVLKAHHGIRVKDVLFEDRLIAIYGKNVKSKELKPRTVVIDEETLNLIKVHIEKYSLKSNDKIINTNTEGTKAFISRIGKKIGLPWISAHKFRHGHAIFCIQNGMDIRTLQQQLGHSNLGTTAIYLQFAIDDRKKVYDKVFNPKPNRVKVQCPSCGFTFKLKKNRDIEFEDKLRTIFD, from the coding sequence ATGCCTTCAAATCCAATGAGAAATCTAAGTGAGTATGTGAAGTATGATGATTATTTGAAAATGGAGAAAGCTGCCAAGGATTTTGAGAATAATGGGAGATTGAAGAAAGTGATGAGAGGTTCTTATCAGTTGTTAATTAGACTTTTATTCTTTACTGGGGCGAGAATATCTGAAATTGTTGGAACACCAGGTGGACTTGTCACAAAGTGCATGTATCCACCATTTGACCAGAAAAAACGTATGTGTCCTAAATGGGGTAAGGTTGGGGATGATAGTGCTTGTATTGATAGCGAATGCAAATATTTCCGAACTCATGTCTTAAAGGCACATCATGGAATCCGTGTGAAAGATGTTCTGTTCGAAGACCGTTTGATTGCAATTTATGGAAAGAATGTAAAATCCAAAGAACTGAAGCCAAGAACAGTAGTTATTGATGAAGAAACATTGAATTTGATAAAGGTGCACATTGAAAAATATTCCTTAAAATCGAATGATAAAATCATTAACACAAATACTGAAGGCACTAAAGCTTTCATATCAAGGATTGGAAAAAAGATAGGTTTACCTTGGATTTCTGCTCACAAGTTCAGACATGGGCATGCAATTTTTTGCATCCAGAACGGTATGGACATAAGAACTTTGCAGCAACAACTTGGACATTCAAATTTAGGTACTACAGCAATATATCTACAGTTTGCTATTGACGATAGAAAGAAGGTTTACGATAAAGTTTTCAATCCAAAACCAAATCGGGTAAAGGTTCAATGTCCCAGTTGTGGATTCACTTTCAAATTAAAGAAAAACAGAGATATCGAATTTGAGGACAAGCTGAGAACAATTTTTGATTGA
- a CDS encoding Abi-alpha family protein, with the protein MDGLSAPPHLVYKILEEGSFIDDKDVQKMWAGLLASSCTPDGKDESNLIYIDLLSKLTSSEVALVNYLFNHTKKGWEKDSLIYAYSIDIDMNILQTISGFEDVHVQETDRIIRHLESLGLVTFTSVNDTSMANLDYDGSFSITLTPTTLCLNMYVKCQGSSGYPVEYWREELPPTPSLDGYF; encoded by the coding sequence ATAGACGGTTTATCAGCACCACCACATCTTGTATATAAGATTCTGGAAGAAGGTTCATTTATTGATGATAAAGACGTTCAAAAAATGTGGGCAGGTCTTTTAGCTTCGAGTTGTACACCAGATGGAAAGGATGAGAGCAATCTGATATACATCGATTTATTGTCGAAATTGACCTCTTCTGAGGTTGCCTTAGTTAATTATCTATTTAATCACACAAAGAAAGGTTGGGAAAAGGACAGTTTGATTTACGCGTATAGTATTGACATTGATATGAATATTTTACAAACAATTTCTGGATTTGAAGATGTGCATGTGCAAGAAACAGACCGTATAATACGCCATTTGGAATCGCTTGGGTTAGTAACATTTACTAGTGTGAATGATACTTCTATGGCTAATCTTGATTATGATGGTTCTTTTTCTATTACGTTGACACCTACTACGTTATGTTTAAACATGTATGTAAAGTGTCAAGGCTCATCAGGTTATCCAGTTGAATATTGGCGTGAAGAGCTACCTCCGACTCCTTCACTTGATGGGTATTTTTGA
- the cobS gene encoding adenosylcobinamide-GDP ribazoletransferase has translation MNNFLLALKTSFGFLSTIPVGMTMEGFDELVKRSYLQTFAGVVLGLMIGVFAFITETVMPDQISAILIMVFIYYLMGLNHLDGLGDFGDGATAHGSLEKKIKALKDVALGIGGVGYAVLALLALYASISALQAELIFFSDNAALMLAVSLLVAEIGAKQAMLTVAAFGKPIHEGLGSMIINSTTFPRYVVSFILGIVASVLAFGSIGIIGYLAAIISAFVIINISNRHFKGVNGDCIGTANEIARIIVLIAITLMVIAINNGNGGLLWTLL, from the coding sequence ATGAACAATTTTTTGCTTGCTCTTAAGACAAGTTTTGGTTTCCTTTCCACTATACCTGTGGGTATGACGATGGAAGGGTTTGATGAGCTGGTAAAGCGTAGCTATCTACAGACATTCGCAGGTGTGGTCCTGGGTCTTATGATCGGGGTCTTTGCTTTTATTACTGAGACTGTGATGCCGGACCAGATCAGTGCAATTCTTATCATGGTATTTATCTACTATCTTATGGGGTTGAACCATCTTGATGGCCTGGGAGATTTCGGTGATGGGGCTACTGCTCACGGTTCACTTGAAAAGAAGATAAAAGCTCTCAAGGATGTTGCCCTCGGTATCGGGGGAGTGGGTTATGCAGTTCTTGCATTGCTTGCTCTGTATGCGTCAATTTCTGCTCTTCAGGCTGAACTCATATTCTTCTCTGATAATGCTGCGTTAATGCTTGCAGTCTCGTTGCTTGTGGCCGAGATCGGTGCCAAGCAGGCGATGCTTACGGTTGCTGCATTTGGAAAACCCATCCATGAAGGGCTTGGTTCCATGATAATCAACAGCACGACCTTCCCGAGATATGTAGTATCCTTCATACTTGGTATTGTAGCAAGCGTACTGGCTTTCGGTTCCATTGGTATTATCGGATATCTGGCAGCCATAATTTCCGCATTTGTTATAATTAACATATCCAACCGCCATTTCAAAGGTGTGAACGGGGATTGTATCGGAACTGCAAACGAGATCGCACGTATCATTGTACTGATCGCAATAACTCTCATGGTGATCGCTATCAATAATGGAAATGGAGGATTGCTTTGGACGCTGTTATAA
- a CDS encoding helix-turn-helix domain-containing protein translates to MTASIREMLRANCECDDVAKCILGLKALDMDAYKCLLANGPMTAESLGEHLNRERSTAYRSLQNLISCGLVYRETKTIDIGGYFYEYVAVDPKRVKEMLKENIDQWYEKVSGLVENIDKELLGTK, encoded by the coding sequence ATGACAGCATCAATTCGGGAAATGTTAAGGGCTAACTGTGAATGTGACGATGTGGCAAAGTGTATCTTAGGCTTAAAAGCACTTGATATGGATGCCTACAAATGCTTACTTGCCAATGGACCTATGACTGCTGAAAGTCTGGGTGAACATCTCAACAGGGAACGAAGTACTGCATACCGCTCATTACAGAACCTGATATCATGTGGACTTGTCTATCGTGAGACCAAGACCATCGATATTGGTGGCTATTTTTATGAATATGTGGCTGTTGATCCTAAGAGGGTCAAGGAAATGCTCAAGGAAAATATCGACCAGTGGTATGAGAAGGTCAGTGGCCTGGTCGAGAATATTGATAAAGAGCTCCTTGGGACTAAATGA
- a CDS encoding NTP transferase domain-containing protein has translation MDAVIMAGGQGLRLGMGEKPCVELLGKPLISYVIDSLEKSSHIERIFVAVSPSTPATEELVREKYGDHIQEINTAGDNYVGDMVYAVESSGIKGPVMIIMSDLPLVTPELLDSIIDAYEECAEESMSVFIPLSLCSEVGIRPDTVFNWSGKLIVPAGINILDGKHINEEQKYHNYMLEDPEIALNINTAEDLKRCKDILKNR, from the coding sequence TTGGACGCTGTTATAATGGCAGGCGGGCAGGGGCTTCGACTTGGAATGGGTGAAAAACCATGTGTCGAACTTCTTGGTAAACCTCTTATAAGTTACGTTATCGATTCTCTGGAAAAGTCTTCACACATCGAACGCATATTCGTAGCAGTGTCTCCTTCAACGCCCGCTACTGAAGAGCTTGTGAGGGAGAAATATGGTGACCATATACAGGAGATCAATACGGCAGGTGACAACTATGTAGGGGATATGGTCTATGCCGTGGAGAGTTCAGGTATAAAGGGTCCTGTGATGATAATAATGTCTGACCTTCCTCTTGTGACGCCGGAATTATTGGATTCTATTATTGATGCTTATGAAGAATGTGCGGAAGAATCCATGTCAGTTTTTATCCCTCTTTCTCTTTGCAGTGAGGTGGGGATAAGGCCGGACACGGTCTTCAATTGGAGTGGGAAGCTAATTGTGCCTGCTGGGATCAATATTCTTGATGGAAAACATATCAATGAGGAGCAGAAATATCATAATTATATGCTTGAAGACCCTGAGATCGCTTTGAACATAAATACGGCGGAAGATCTGAAACGCTGTAAAGATATTCTTAAAAATAGATGA
- a CDS encoding DUF5591 domain-containing protein: MTTIIPENERSSEPLDTERLIYHPDMIRANEWVLTEYQPPTKDFCIFVPCAMRKPYHTSPSHKMYDRIIFGILEQEDAHVVVFGTCGITPREIDNEYPFTDYKFMMGKCNVAKIKRDFIKMESERLAKYLERTRDNYKHRIAYCIGDFRTAMEKAVEMTNIDVVIVPDRKTMEEVANPNKRFKYGSLSQRQYLQDFSDSITSILNIPERTVGVHDDHSTNDMDWYLL, from the coding sequence TTGACAACCATAATTCCTGAAAATGAACGTTCAAGTGAACCACTGGACACAGAGCGACTGATATACCACCCCGATATGATACGTGCAAATGAGTGGGTACTTACGGAATACCAGCCCCCCACGAAGGATTTTTGCATTTTTGTACCCTGTGCCATGAGGAAGCCATATCACACCAGCCCCTCACACAAGATGTATGACCGCATTATCTTCGGCATACTCGAACAAGAGGATGCACATGTTGTAGTATTTGGCACCTGCGGAATCACGCCACGGGAGATAGATAACGAATACCCTTTCACTGATTATAAGTTCATGATGGGGAAGTGCAATGTCGCCAAGATAAAACGTGATTTCATCAAGATGGAAAGTGAGAGACTTGCAAAGTATCTGGAAAGAACACGCGATAACTACAAGCATCGAATTGCATATTGCATCGGCGACTTCAGGACGGCCATGGAAAAGGCAGTTGAAATGACCAACATTGACGTTGTCATTGTGCCTGACAGGAAGACGATGGAAGAGGTTGCTAACCCGAATAAGCGCTTTAAGTATGGAAGCCTCAGCCAGCGCCAGTATCTTCAGGACTTTTCAGACTCCATCACAAGTATACTGAATATCCCGGAACGTACCGTGGGAGTTCATGATGACCACTCAACTAACGATATGGACTGGTATCTTTTGTAA
- a CDS encoding RAD55 family ATPase, with product MADEVIQERVSTGIRGLDEMLRGGFFKGTANVVSGKSGTGKTIFGTQFLMEGIEKGETVMCIITSEESKSLVREMQASFGWDLDSMVAEGKLVFVDITDPSLRLQKSVEIAPTELIKSFKKLVESKIEETKPDRVFIDSIEAMFLAIESNYKLRTLIDDIFGIFRKRDVTALVTVGVMFGLDEMVEYGADAVVKLGREIIGSNLQRTIYVMKLRGSGTINEVRVLNISDSGMAVLAQSPYLEK from the coding sequence ATGGCTGATGAAGTAATTCAAGAAAGGGTTAGCACGGGAATTCGTGGATTGGATGAAATGTTACGTGGGGGATTTTTCAAAGGGACTGCTAATGTTGTCTCCGGAAAGTCCGGTACAGGTAAAACTATCTTTGGAACCCAATTCCTGATGGAAGGTATTGAAAAAGGCGAAACCGTGATGTGCATCATCACATCTGAGGAATCTAAATCTCTCGTACGTGAAATGCAAGCATCCTTCGGATGGGATCTCGATTCCATGGTCGCAGAAGGCAAACTGGTATTTGTAGACATCACAGACCCAAGCCTTCGTCTCCAGAAGAGTGTGGAGATCGCTCCGACAGAGCTTATCAAGAGCTTCAAGAAACTGGTGGAAAGCAAGATCGAGGAAACAAAACCTGATCGTGTGTTCATCGATTCCATTGAAGCAATGTTCCTCGCAATTGAGTCCAACTACAAGCTGCGCACATTGATCGATGATATCTTTGGTATCTTCAGGAAACGTGATGTTACAGCTCTTGTAACCGTTGGTGTTATGTTCGGACTGGATGAGATGGTTGAATATGGTGCAGATGCTGTTGTCAAACTTGGTCGCGAGATCATAGGAAGCAACCTCCAGCGTACCATTTATGTAATGAAGCTCAGAGGTTCAGGCACCATCAACGAGGTTAGGGTGCTCAATATTTCTGATAGTGGTATGGCTGTACTTGCTCAGTCGCCATATCTTGAGAAATGA
- a CDS encoding cobalamin biosynthesis protein: MIEPFLPGTDHLISVLLLATAFDLLIGEPPTALHPVVWIGNLIGFFKRSAPATHRKLYGVLFALVVILFASSIGYAVLLVANLSILPGFVVLLIEAYFLKSTFAIRRLIEAGIEVNTELVKGDLPSARQKLSMYVSRDTSQLSEGQVSSSVIETCSENFVDGILSPLFYYAILGPYGLIGAYAFKAVSTLDSMVGYMDEKHRDLGYFSAKTDDVLNWIPARICVIYITLGSVLAGMVSQGKKLDHGGAIKCATSDCRSCSSPNSGYPMASVAGVLGVRLEKPNTYVIGKDFSMPVAEDIKQASLVIAAASILAVISFAVLIYIISVIINYI, from the coding sequence ATGATCGAACCATTCCTTCCTGGTACTGACCATCTCATATCGGTACTTCTTCTTGCAACTGCATTTGATCTGTTAATAGGAGAACCTCCAACAGCTCTGCATCCGGTGGTCTGGATAGGCAATCTGATCGGTTTCTTCAAAAGATCAGCCCCTGCCACACACAGGAAGCTTTATGGTGTGCTGTTCGCCCTTGTCGTTATATTGTTCGCATCATCGATCGGATACGCTGTACTTCTGGTTGCAAATCTCTCTATACTGCCTGGCTTTGTGGTACTTCTCATCGAAGCTTATTTCCTCAAGTCCACCTTTGCCATACGCCGCCTTATAGAGGCTGGTATCGAGGTCAATACTGAGTTAGTAAAAGGTGATCTTCCTTCTGCACGTCAGAAGTTGTCCATGTACGTCAGCAGGGACACTTCGCAGCTAAGCGAAGGTCAGGTATCTTCCTCTGTGATTGAGACCTGCTCGGAGAATTTCGTGGATGGCATTTTAAGCCCTCTGTTCTATTATGCGATCCTTGGGCCTTATGGTCTGATAGGGGCATACGCGTTCAAGGCAGTGAGCACCCTCGATTCAATGGTGGGCTACATGGATGAGAAACACAGGGACCTTGGATACTTCTCGGCAAAGACTGATGATGTCCTCAACTGGATCCCTGCACGTATCTGTGTTATTTACATAACTCTTGGATCTGTCCTTGCGGGAATGGTCTCGCAAGGGAAGAAACTTGACCATGGTGGTGCGATAAAGTGTGCTACCAGTGACTGTCGTTCATGCTCTTCGCCAAATTCCGGTTATCCGATGGCTTCTGTGGCCGGTGTGCTCGGTGTGCGTCTGGAGAAGCCGAATACCTATGTGATCGGTAAGGACTTTTCCATGCCTGTGGCAGAAGATATAAAACAAGCATCGTTGGTAATTGCTGCAGCCTCGATACTTGCAGTGATCTCGTTTGCAGTGTTAATCTATATAATTTCAGTTATAATCAACTACATCTAA
- a CDS encoding KAP family P-loop NTPase fold protein, whose product MINPDKPIKSSDDDALGRKGVAKALGDALLVDSSKECHVIGIYGKWGSGKTSFINMALEHVEEKASNLDNNEKPIIINFNPWNFSNQNQLIEQFFKQLSNTFEKVDYSVLLKTAGKLLRTYSKIISPLSYVPGISAFASITSTASEAVADGTDAASNYLEKGLEETKEEISKNLRELDARIIVVIDDIDRLNKVEIRQIFQLVKSIADFPNTTYILTFDREVVAKALVAEQCGNGNQYLEKIIQVPFELPDYSMQEYETLLFEQLDKIIKSNPHVDFDRVYWGNVYHSGFKYFFKNIRDINRYINVLTFNYEIIKEEVNVIDFIAITAIQVFLPEVYHGIKSNKHVFAGIMLRQAESQRDVHKRICDEIIEETDDESKKFLKEYMTVLFPKITSLYEIHSHDGSFLDRWRKNRRVCSDDVFDRYFKFALSEGKLSQSEINTLCNTDDVAEISKFIEEIIEDNKLLDFLKVFPDYTDKIPADNIESLVNAIMEVGDSFPEDESIFYGTSLKIHWIISSLLEQIETQEERFNILERSINNTHNSLYTFVWEIDLQNEKHGKYDYKEPDIPEEQQLINLEQLQRLEKLACDKIRRWAENGTLIESTHIYTILILWKQWNSDYPHEEFMQNIVSNDVALPKLIASMMTKSYSHTITNYLSEVTDKINVDALKEITGLDNIKERIILIKESSNYILLNKKEKHALEVCLEEIGKMSKPTPDYEE is encoded by the coding sequence ATGATTAATCCAGACAAACCAATTAAATCAAGTGATGATGATGCTCTTGGAAGGAAAGGTGTTGCTAAGGCATTAGGTGATGCATTATTAGTAGACTCAAGCAAAGAATGTCATGTAATAGGTATTTATGGAAAATGGGGGTCTGGAAAAACATCATTTATCAACATGGCTTTGGAACACGTTGAAGAAAAAGCATCAAATTTAGATAATAACGAAAAACCAATTATCATAAATTTTAATCCTTGGAATTTTTCGAATCAAAATCAATTGATAGAGCAGTTTTTTAAGCAATTATCGAATACTTTTGAGAAAGTAGATTATAGTGTTTTGTTGAAAACTGCTGGGAAATTGCTGAGAACATATTCAAAAATCATTTCACCATTATCATATGTTCCAGGAATTAGTGCATTTGCATCAATTACTTCAACAGCATCAGAAGCTGTTGCTGATGGTACTGATGCTGCGAGTAATTATCTTGAAAAGGGTTTAGAAGAAACAAAAGAGGAAATCTCCAAAAATTTACGTGAACTTGATGCTCGCATAATTGTTGTGATTGATGATATTGACCGGTTGAATAAGGTTGAAATTAGACAAATATTCCAACTTGTTAAGTCTATAGCTGATTTTCCAAACACTACATATATTCTAACTTTTGATAGAGAAGTTGTTGCAAAAGCTCTGGTAGCTGAACAATGTGGGAATGGAAATCAATATCTGGAAAAAATAATACAGGTTCCTTTTGAATTACCAGACTATTCAATGCAGGAATATGAAACACTGTTATTTGAGCAACTTGATAAGATTATTAAAAGTAATCCACACGTTGATTTTGACAGAGTATATTGGGGCAATGTCTATCATAGTGGTTTCAAATACTTCTTTAAAAATATAAGAGATATAAACCGATATATTAACGTTTTAACCTTTAATTATGAAATAATAAAAGAAGAAGTAAATGTCATTGATTTCATTGCAATAACTGCAATTCAGGTATTTTTACCGGAAGTTTATCACGGAATTAAATCTAACAAACATGTTTTTGCGGGTATAATGCTGCGTCAAGCCGAATCACAAAGAGATGTGCATAAGCGAATCTGTGATGAAATAATTGAGGAAACTGATGATGAGTCTAAAAAGTTCCTGAAAGAATATATGACAGTATTATTCCCAAAAATTACTTCTCTCTATGAAATTCATAGTCATGATGGCAGTTTTTTGGATAGATGGAGAAAGAATCGCCGTGTATGCAGTGATGATGTTTTTGATAGATATTTCAAGTTTGCTCTATCAGAAGGAAAGTTATCACAGTCTGAAATAAATACGCTTTGCAATACAGATGATGTTGCCGAAATTTCCAAATTCATTGAAGAAATCATCGAAGATAATAAGCTTTTAGATTTCCTCAAGGTATTCCCCGATTACACTGACAAAATACCTGCTGATAACATTGAAAGCTTAGTTAATGCAATTATGGAAGTTGGCGATTCATTCCCTGAAGATGAATCTATATTTTATGGGACTTCGTTGAAGATTCATTGGATTATTTCTTCACTACTTGAGCAAATTGAAACTCAAGAAGAACGATTTAATATTTTAGAAAGGAGCATCAATAATACACATAATAGTCTATACACATTTGTATGGGAAATTGATTTACAAAACGAAAAACATGGCAAGTATGACTATAAAGAACCTGATATTCCTGAAGAACAACAACTGATAAATTTAGAACAACTTCAAAGGTTGGAAAAGTTAGCTTGTGATAAAATTCGAAGATGGGCAGAAAATGGAACTTTAATAGAATCCACTCACATATATACTATTCTTATCCTGTGGAAACAATGGAATAGTGATTATCCACATGAAGAGTTCATGCAAAACATAGTTTCAAATGACGTTGCATTGCCAAAGCTAATAGCAAGCATGATGACAAAGAGCTATAGCCATACTATTACAAATTATTTATCGGAAGTTACCGATAAGATTAATGTTGATGCATTGAAAGAAATTACAGGGCTGGATAATATAAAAGAAAGGATAATACTGATAAAAGAATCTTCAAATTATATCCTTTTAAATAAGAAAGAAAAACATGCTCTTGAAGTTTGCTTGGAAGAAATTGGAAAAATGAGCAAACCAACACCCGATTATGAAGAGTGA
- the cobZ gene encoding alpha-ribazole phosphatase CobZ, which yields MKLSDIDSQDLKKDQPKELEGEITSDIIDILEEEGITVKMLVDTALELYAPHPGLETREIAEERFRKEFDIAISDANLCLLIYSGILLERDGEKGKLPNISKSSYEKDLTFIIADEVIGMSIAKYISGDKGMFEFVRFDKQKPGILSKLGPFMDDVIGGLIGGVSANMYTRGMAEAAENEKKSRKNKDVSGVIAA from the coding sequence ATGAAACTTTCAGATATAGACTCTCAGGACCTGAAAAAGGACCAGCCAAAAGAGCTGGAAGGTGAGATCACCTCCGATATCATCGATATACTGGAGGAGGAAGGTATAACCGTGAAGATGCTTGTGGATACTGCTCTTGAGCTTTATGCTCCGCATCCCGGTCTGGAGACTCGGGAGATCGCAGAAGAGCGTTTCAGGAAGGAGTTTGATATCGCCATATCTGATGCCAACCTTTGCCTTCTGATCTATTCCGGCATCCTTCTGGAAAGGGATGGTGAGAAAGGTAAGCTGCCAAATATAAGTAAGAGTTCTTATGAGAAAGACCTTACATTCATCATCGCAGATGAGGTAATCGGAATGAGCATTGCCAAGTATATCAGTGGTGATAAAGGCATGTTCGAGTTCGTGCGTTTCGACAAACAAAAACCCGGCATCCTCTCTAAGTTAGGTCCGTTCATGGACGATGTCATCGGTGGTCTTATTGGCGGGGTTTCCGCGAATATGTATACAAGGGGTATGGCTGAAGCTGCTGAAAATGAAAAAAAGTCACGTAAAAATAAAGATGTAAGTGGTGTGATAGCAGCATGA